TCTACTTCGCCGGTTCGGGCTGGGTCCGCTTCGAACCCACGCCGTCGGGCCGGGTCGAGCAGGTCCCCGCCTACACCCGAGTCCCGGTCGACGGCGGCCCCGACGACCCCCGGGGCGGTCCGACCGCACCCTCCTCGGCCACACCGGGCGCGACCGCGACGGTGGCGCCCAGCGCCGGGCCGAGCCGGCGTCCGGAGATCGAGCGCGACGCGGGAGACACCGCGAACGCCGACGACGGCGGCATCCCCACTCCGCTGCTCGTCGGCGGCCTGGTCGCGCTGGCGCTGGTCCTCCTCGGTGGGGCCGCGGTCGGCGGGCCCGCGTCGGTCCGGACCCGCGCCCGGCGGCACCGGCTGGCCGGATCACCCGACGACGTGTGGAGTGAGGTGCGGGCCACGGCGATCGACCTCGGCCGGCACTGGCCGGACGGCCGCTCGCCACGGGAGGCCGGCCGCCTGCTGCTCGACCACCTCGGGGGACCGACCGACCCGACGGCCGAGCGCCCGCGGACCGGCGCCGAGGCCGCTCCCGAGGCGGCCGACGCCCTGGAACGAGTGGTGCTCGAGGTCGAGCGGTCGCGCTACGCGCGCCCGGGCGCCGTACGCACGCAGGAGCGCACCACCCTCGCCGAGGACGGTGCGCTCGTGGTCGCCGCGCTGGAGGCGGGCGTCGGCCCGCGGGCCCGCCGCCGGGCCCGGTGGATCCCCCGGTCGGTCTGGGGTCGGTAGGCGACCCGCTCGGCCCGAAGACTCGGCCCGGGGCTGCGCAGGGTCTTGTCGCCAGGCGGGCCTGGGTTGCGTCGGACTGGACCGCGTGGCCGGCAGCGTGGCGCCCGCGCGCAGCGCATCGAGTGACGCCCGCGGCCCGAGCGGAGCGAGGGCCGTGCGGTGTCACTCGATAGGCGACACGCTCGGCCAAAACCAAGCGGTGTCACTCGATAGGCGACACGCTCGGCCCGGTTCCCTACGCAGCTGTCTTGCCGCCAGGCGGACCTGGGTTGCGTCCGGGTGAACTGCGCGGCCGGCAGCGTGGCGCCCGCGCGCAGCGCATCGAGTGACGCCCGCGGCCCGAGCGGAGCGAGGGCCGGGCGGTGTCTCGATTGGCGACCCGCTCGGCCCGGTTCCCTGCGCAACTGTCTTGCCGCCAGGCGGAGCTGGGTTGCGTCCGGGTGAACTGCGCGGCCGGCAGCGTGGCGCCCGCGCGCAGCGCATCGAGTGACGCCCGCGGCCCGAGCGGAGCGAGGGCCGTGCGGTGTCACTCGATAGGCGACACGCTCGGCCCTAGAAGGTCAGAAGCCGCCGCGGTCGCGGCGCCGGCGCCAGCGCGCCTGGAGCGTGTCCATGAAGCCGGACGAACGACCGTGGCTGCGGCCGCGCCGGCCGCCGTCGACCACGCCGAGGCCGGAGGGGTGCGCCGTGACGTGGGGACCCGACCCCGGCCGCTGACCGCGCAGGGAGCCGAGCAGGATCGTCGCCGAGGCGAGCATGATCAGGAAGCCCGCGACGCCGACGGGCCAGTACCCGCTGACGGCCCCGCCCATCATGACCGCGACGCCCGCGGCGAAGACGACGCCGGCCAGGATGGCCCGACGACGGGCCGCTTGCCGGAGGGTCGTGCCCCGCAGGGTGGACGCGAACTTGGGGTCCTCCTCGCTGAGGGCGCGCTCCATCTGCTCCAGCAGTCGCAGCTCCTCTTCCGAGAGTGGCACCGAATCCTCCGACACGTGTGAGGCGGTTCTCCGCCGATGACTCTTCCTCCAAGTGTAGGCAGGCATCTCCAGCGGTGGTAGGGCGTCCCCCGAAATTGTCCGGTCGGGGGCTCCGGGCTCCTCCGCGCTGACCAGGCCGACCCGCGCTCACAGCAGGCTGGCCGGGCGGACCGCGGCATGGCCGAACCGGTCGACCGCACGGTCCACGGCCCGATCGGCGTCCGGCCAGCCGGGGTCGCGCTCCCCCAGCGCGAGCTGGCGGCCGTCGCCCGAGCGGACGTGGCGCAGCCCCTCGACGCGGACGCCGACCAGGCGCACCGCGGCCGGACGGGGCCCACGGGCGTCGAGGAGCCCGTCGAGGAGTCCGACCGCCACGGCGTAGACCTCCTGGGTGACGTCGGTGCGCTCCCGCAGGGTCCGCGAACGCTGGACGGTGGCGAAGTCGGAGAAGCGGACCGTGACCGTGACGGTGCGCCCGGTGCGGCCCGCGCCACGGACCCGGGCGGCCACCCGGGCGGTCAGCCGGAGCAGCTCGCGGCGCAGCGCCACCCGGTCGCGGAGGTCGACGGCGAGCGTGTGCTGGGCGCCCATACTGCCCTCCGGCTCGCCCTCCCCGAATCCGAAGACCCCGGCGCCGCCGGCGACCAGCTCGGAGCGGTCGGTCCCCCACACCAGGGCGTGCAGCTGGCCGCCCAGGTGGCGACCGACCATCCGGCGGAGCAGGTCGAGCGGGATCGCGGCCACATCGCCGACGGTGATCAGGCCGAGACGGTGGAGACGCTGGCGGGTGGCCTCGCCGACGCCGTAGAGGACGCCGACGTCGAGCGGGTGCACCTCCGCGACGAACCGCTCCGGCCGGATCACCCGGACCCCGTCGGGCTTGGCCTGGCGACTGGCGAGCTTGGCGACCGACACCGACGCGGCGATGCCGACCGAGCAGGTGATGCCGTGCTCGGCGCGCACCCGGGAGCGGAGCCGCTCGGCGATCGCCTCGGGAGGCCCGAACAACCGCACGGCGCCGCGCACGTCGAGGAATGCCTCGTCGAGCGAGGTCACCTCGACGACCGGCGTGATCGTGCGGAAGGTCTCCATGATCGCCTTCGACACGGGCGTGAGCAGGCCGAAGTCGGGCGCCATGGTGACGGCGTGCGGGCACAGCCGAGCAGCCTCGGCGCCCGGCATCCCGGAGCGGATGCCGTAGCGGCGCGCGGGGTAGTTGGCCGACAGCACGACGCCA
This region of Nocardioides sp. L-11A genomic DNA includes:
- a CDS encoding DUF3040 domain-containing protein, which encodes MPLSEEELRLLEQMERALSEEDPKFASTLRGTTLRQAARRRAILAGVVFAAGVAVMMGGAVSGYWPVGVAGFLIMLASATILLGSLRGQRPGSGPHVTAHPSGLGVVDGGRRGRSHGRSSGFMDTLQARWRRRRDRGGF
- the dinB gene encoding DNA polymerase IV, whose protein sequence is MTVRCPILHVDMDAFYASVMIRDRPELEQVPVVVGGGHRGVVLSANYPARRYGIRSGMPGAEAARLCPHAVTMAPDFGLLTPVSKAIMETFRTITPVVEVTSLDEAFLDVRGAVRLFGPPEAIAERLRSRVRAEHGITCSVGIAASVSVAKLASRQAKPDGVRVIRPERFVAEVHPLDVGVLYGVGEATRQRLHRLGLITVGDVAAIPLDLLRRMVGRHLGGQLHALVWGTDRSELVAGGAGVFGFGEGEPEGSMGAQHTLAVDLRDRVALRRELLRLTARVAARVRGAGRTGRTVTVTVRFSDFATVQRSRTLRERTDVTQEVYAVAVGLLDGLLDARGPRPAAVRLVGVRVEGLRHVRSGDGRQLALGERDPGWPDADRAVDRAVDRFGHAAVRPASLL